The following coding sequences lie in one Pontibacter sp. G13 genomic window:
- the eno gene encoding phosphopyruvate hydratase, whose product MSHILDITAREILDSRGNPTVEVEVVTAEGSGRAAVPSGASTGEHEAVELRDGGDRYLGKGVEKAVENVNNIIAPELEGMLAFDQASIDKMLIEMDGTPNKSKLGANAILGVSLAVARAAANGLGMPLYRYVGGVNGRYLPVPLMNIINGGSHADNSVDVQEFMIVPHNAPTFREALRMGAETFHALKKVLKGKGMSTNVGDEGGFAPNLGSNEEALTTIMEAIEKAGYKPGDDISIALDCASSEFYDKEKSKYVFKHSTGEELTSSEMVSFLADWTARYPIVSIEDGLDENDWTGWAELTQKLGNDVQLVGDDLFVTNVDFLKKGIEQNVANSILVKVNQIGSLTETIEAVELATRNAYTNIISHRSGETEDTTIADLAVALNSGQIKTGSASRSDRIAKYNQLLRIEEELGDAAVYAGSRFKYLK is encoded by the coding sequence ATGAGTCATATTCTGGATATTACGGCAAGAGAAATCTTGGACTCCCGCGGAAACCCTACCGTGGAGGTAGAAGTCGTAACTGCAGAAGGCAGCGGTCGTGCAGCTGTGCCATCTGGCGCGAGTACTGGCGAGCACGAAGCTGTTGAACTTCGCGACGGTGGCGATCGCTACTTGGGCAAAGGTGTTGAGAAAGCTGTTGAAAACGTCAACAACATTATCGCCCCTGAATTGGAAGGCATGCTGGCATTCGATCAAGCATCTATCGACAAGATGTTGATCGAAATGGACGGCACTCCCAACAAGTCCAAGCTCGGCGCCAACGCCATCCTCGGTGTTTCTCTCGCTGTTGCCCGTGCTGCCGCTAATGGCCTCGGAATGCCTTTGTACCGCTACGTAGGGGGTGTAAATGGCCGTTACTTGCCTGTACCTCTGATGAACATCATCAACGGTGGTAGCCACGCTGACAACTCCGTAGATGTCCAGGAATTCATGATCGTTCCCCACAACGCGCCTACCTTCCGCGAGGCTTTGCGCATGGGTGCCGAAACTTTCCACGCCCTCAAGAAGGTATTGAAAGGCAAAGGCATGTCTACCAACGTCGGGGATGAAGGCGGTTTTGCTCCTAACCTCGGTTCCAACGAGGAAGCATTGACCACCATCATGGAAGCCATCGAAAAAGCTGGTTACAAGCCTGGCGACGATATCTCCATCGCTCTTGACTGCGCTTCTTCCGAGTTCTACGACAAGGAAAAATCCAAGTACGTATTCAAGCACTCCACCGGTGAAGAGCTTACTTCCAGCGAAATGGTTTCCTTCCTCGCTGACTGGACAGCTCGCTACCCAATCGTTTCCATCGAAGATGGCCTCGACGAAAATGACTGGACTGGTTGGGCAGAATTGACTCAGAAATTGGGCAATGACGTACAGCTCGTAGGGGATGACTTGTTCGTAACCAACGTGGACTTCCTCAAAAAAGGAATCGAGCAAAACGTAGCCAACTCCATCTTGGTGAAAGTAAACCAGATCGGTTCTTTGACTGAAACCATCGAGGCAGTTGAATTGGCGACCCGCAACGCGTACACCAACATCATCTCTCACCGTTCTGGCGAGACCGAAGACACCACCATCGCTGACTTGGCGGTAGCGTTGAACTCCGGGCAGATCAAAACTGGTTCCGCTTCCCGTTCCGACCGGATCGCGAAATACAACCAATTGCTCCGCATCGAGGAAGAGTTGGGCGACGCTGCAGTGTACGCTGGATCTCGTTTCAAATACCTCAAGTAA
- a CDS encoding amidohydrolase, translating to MNPLNIAAFQLDLAWQAPEANRTQIESQFSRLAPDTDLVFLPEMFTTGFSMTPAPLAETMDGPSVAWMVQMAQQHEIVLGGSLIIQSESGFVNRFVIVDGKGVLGHYDKRHLFRMAGEDESYQAGDEIFTFTHKGWRICPLVCYDLRFPVWARNRRVGEEMTYDLLVYVANWPSPRVSHWDTLLMARAIENQSYVLGVNRVGLDGNDVPYNGHSALYDPKGNRISYAAEQPAILSATLDDVSMKAYRRKFPVWKDSDFFSLHP from the coding sequence ATGAACCCACTAAATATTGCGGCTTTCCAACTGGATCTGGCTTGGCAGGCCCCTGAAGCCAATCGTACTCAGATTGAATCCCAGTTTTCACGCCTAGCTCCAGACACCGATTTGGTGTTTCTCCCAGAGATGTTTACCACCGGATTTTCGATGACACCCGCTCCATTGGCAGAAACGATGGATGGGCCTTCTGTCGCTTGGATGGTCCAAATGGCCCAACAGCATGAGATTGTGCTTGGGGGAAGCCTGATCATCCAATCGGAATCAGGATTCGTCAATCGTTTTGTGATTGTCGATGGAAAAGGAGTCTTGGGACATTATGACAAGCGTCATCTCTTCCGAATGGCAGGAGAAGACGAGTCCTATCAGGCTGGGGACGAAATATTCACCTTTACCCACAAAGGTTGGCGGATATGTCCACTGGTGTGCTATGATCTTCGATTTCCGGTTTGGGCGCGGAATAGACGGGTAGGGGAGGAGATGACGTATGATCTGTTGGTATATGTCGCCAACTGGCCGAGTCCTCGCGTCTCCCATTGGGATACTTTGCTCATGGCTCGGGCCATCGAGAATCAATCCTACGTGCTCGGTGTGAATCGAGTAGGCTTAGACGGGAACGATGTGCCCTACAATGGACATTCGGCGTTGTACGATCCCAAGGGCAACCGAATTTCCTATGCGGCAGAGCAGCCTGCCATTCTTTCTGCTACTTTGGACGATGTCTCGATGAAAGCATATCGCCGAAAATTCCCAGTTTGGAAAGACTCGGATTTTTTCTCCTTGCATCCGTAA
- a CDS encoding J domain-containing protein — protein sequence MFQDHYEILGISRNATSSEIKEAYRELAKRLHPDQNDNPDSHERFLAISKSYQILNDSTRKAKYDLAYDRHHGEGGSKTQGSQAALEITRSKRASRYRRTMYSQRVKYRGHSGNFSPEFAKESQARRAASRAQAEIHERYARQAYEQVSRSQYAFINLAKVLQVFSGLLLLFTIGLWLDQALAVKVDAEVVISNDEIPRSVHSLSVNRIATATTQLELRRDMAERLFIGSEVHLEKTLFSRVPTGLYFHNGYRELYSPVAGGRYGPGFRWIYLVMIGCLAVLLFRKNPEFNAYLGVIVGVLSTILLSLILTQ from the coding sequence ATGTTTCAAGACCATTACGAGATTCTCGGGATATCCCGAAACGCCACCTCAAGCGAAATCAAGGAAGCTTATCGGGAATTGGCCAAGCGCCTTCATCCTGACCAGAATGATAATCCGGATTCGCATGAGCGATTTTTGGCCATCAGCAAATCCTACCAAATCCTGAATGACTCGACTCGTAAGGCTAAATACGATTTGGCTTACGATCGTCATCACGGTGAAGGTGGCTCCAAAACGCAAGGTTCTCAGGCAGCTTTGGAAATTACCCGAAGCAAGCGAGCTAGCCGGTATCGTCGAACCATGTATTCGCAGCGAGTCAAATATCGTGGGCATAGCGGTAACTTCAGTCCCGAGTTTGCCAAGGAGTCTCAGGCCAGAAGGGCAGCTTCGAGGGCTCAAGCCGAAATCCATGAACGGTATGCCCGTCAAGCCTATGAACAAGTCTCTCGTTCCCAATACGCTTTCATTAACCTTGCCAAGGTCCTACAGGTGTTTTCGGGGCTTCTACTGCTGTTCACTATCGGTCTATGGCTCGATCAGGCACTTGCGGTCAAGGTGGATGCAGAGGTGGTCATCTCGAATGATGAAATCCCCCGGTCTGTCCATTCATTGAGTGTGAATCGAATTGCGACAGCTACCACCCAATTGGAACTCCGAAGAGATATGGCCGAGCGATTGTTCATTGGATCGGAAGTCCATTTGGAGAAGACGCTGTTTTCGCGCGTCCCTACAGGGCTGTATTTTCACAATGGCTATCGAGAGCTTTATTCGCCGGTTGCTGGAGGACGTTATGGCCCGGGGTTTCGGTGGATATACTTGGTCATGATCGGCTGTTTGGCGGTATTGCTGTTTCGCAAAAACCCAGAATTTAATGCCTATTTGGGGGTCATTGTTGGCGTTTTATCCACCATTTTGCTCAGTTTGATCCTTACCCAGTAA
- a CDS encoding DnaJ domain-containing protein — protein sequence MVKDYYQILEIDANASDADIKSAYRKLAMEFHPDSNDSPGAHQRFLEINEAYQILGDPQKKGLYDIKLRRIQRGEFVMEGPPPPPPTPEGRTTPPPEYYEKKAREAQARYHEFARFNLFSRTMSVIALIFGLLIVSDYLRQGDSPVAEIESIRILAKDGQTPECLIRTSQYDLRLGKDVCQFVGKGDYISMTRTPLFGIELKLSIWKPSFSDPTLLTKRYLETLLASEPSEVVEPSANVFNRYWIFLIMLFGVSIAGLVIRNQPELVFKLGLLNIVSILFNFLVVVVI from the coding sequence ATGGTCAAAGATTATTACCAAATACTGGAAATCGACGCAAATGCTTCTGATGCCGACATCAAATCAGCATATCGGAAGCTCGCCATGGAATTTCATCCGGACAGCAATGACTCTCCGGGTGCCCATCAGCGTTTCCTCGAAATTAACGAGGCATACCAGATTTTAGGTGATCCCCAGAAAAAGGGCCTGTACGATATCAAGCTGAGACGAATTCAGCGTGGAGAATTTGTCATGGAGGGACCACCTCCTCCTCCCCCCACCCCAGAAGGTAGAACTACCCCTCCTCCGGAGTATTACGAAAAGAAAGCCAGAGAAGCACAGGCTCGATATCACGAGTTTGCCCGGTTCAATTTGTTTTCCAGAACAATGTCGGTCATTGCCCTGATATTCGGGCTATTGATCGTGTCGGATTATCTCCGTCAGGGAGATTCTCCCGTAGCCGAGATCGAGTCCATCAGAATCTTGGCAAAAGATGGGCAGACTCCTGAATGTTTGATCCGGACCTCTCAATATGATTTGCGATTGGGCAAAGACGTGTGCCAATTCGTCGGGAAGGGGGACTATATCTCCATGACCAGGACGCCTTTGTTCGGGATTGAGCTGAAGCTTTCCATTTGGAAACCCTCCTTTTCCGATCCCACGCTCTTGACCAAGCGCTATTTGGAGACTCTTTTGGCCTCGGAGCCTTCGGAAGTGGTCGAGCCTTCCGCCAATGTGTTCAATCGATACTGGATTTTCCTGATCATGTTGTTTGGGGTCAGTATCGCTGGGTTGGTGATCCGAAATCAGCCTGAATTGGTGTTTAAGCTAGGTCTGCTCAACATCGTTTCCATCCTCTTTAATTTTCTGGTGGTCGTGGTCATTTAG
- a CDS encoding SAM-dependent chlorinase/fluorinase, whose product MTPPIVFLTDFGLQDGYVGTMKGVIHAISPDTPIIDLSHDIPPQQVSAAAFVLWNSYKYFPSGSIFVSVVDPGVGSDREIWVLQTQDHVFIAPNNGLLDWVMAETSVRQLFKLENPKLMRSDISHTFHGRDIFSPAAAHIARGFPLTQVGPLINYQLPQDPWIESGNRAKVVYIDHFGNAITQLKQSTQPPTFIQIGKQTIPFHTTYASVAAGQPLALWGSHGLLEIAVRNGDAANQLGISVGNEVSWT is encoded by the coding sequence ATGACTCCCCCGATCGTATTTTTGACGGATTTTGGCCTTCAGGATGGCTATGTCGGCACAATGAAAGGTGTGATCCATGCCATTTCCCCTGACACTCCCATCATCGACCTTTCCCATGACATCCCTCCTCAACAGGTTTCCGCAGCCGCGTTTGTCCTTTGGAATAGCTACAAATACTTTCCCTCGGGAAGCATCTTCGTTTCGGTCGTCGATCCCGGCGTGGGGTCTGATCGGGAAATCTGGGTGTTGCAGACCCAAGATCATGTATTTATTGCGCCCAACAATGGCCTGCTAGACTGGGTCATGGCAGAAACTTCCGTGCGGCAACTCTTCAAGCTTGAAAACCCCAAGTTGATGCGTTCGGACATCAGTCATACTTTTCATGGTAGGGACATCTTTTCACCAGCCGCCGCCCATATCGCCCGCGGATTTCCTTTGACCCAAGTCGGCCCGCTCATCAATTACCAGCTCCCCCAAGATCCGTGGATAGAATCGGGGAACCGAGCCAAAGTTGTGTACATCGATCATTTTGGAAATGCCATCACACAGCTCAAGCAATCTACCCAGCCGCCAACATTCATTCAGATTGGCAAACAGACCATTCCTTTTCACACAACCTATGCATCTGTGGCAGCAGGGCAACCATTGGCACTATGGGGAAGCCACGGCCTTCTGGAGATCGCCGTAAGAAACGGCGATGCAGCCAACCAACTGGGAATTTCTGTAGGAAATGAGGTGTCATGGACCTAA
- the groES gene encoding co-chaperone GroES: MSLNIKPLADRVLIEPAAAEETTASGIIIPDTAKEKPQRGTVVAVGPGKKDEPTQLSVGDTVLYGKYSGTELSVEGKDYLMMRESDILAIV, translated from the coding sequence ATGTCACTGAACATCAAACCCCTAGCGGATCGTGTTTTGATCGAGCCTGCAGCGGCTGAAGAGACCACTGCTTCTGGTATCATCATTCCTGACACTGCCAAAGAAAAACCTCAACGTGGAACTGTAGTAGCTGTTGGACCTGGCAAAAAGGACGAGCCTACTCAGCTTTCCGTTGGTGACACGGTATTGTATGGAAAATATTCCGGTACTGAGCTCAGCGTAGAAGGTAAAGATTACCTGATGATGAGAGAGTCCGATATTTTGGCGATCGTATAA
- the groL gene encoding chaperonin GroEL (60 kDa chaperone family; promotes refolding of misfolded polypeptides especially under stressful conditions; forms two stacked rings of heptamers to form a barrel-shaped 14mer; ends can be capped by GroES; misfolded proteins enter the barrel where they are refolded when GroES binds), producing the protein MAKQIEFNVDAREKLKRGVDALANAVKVTLGPKGRNVVIDKKFGAPSITKDGVSVAKEVELADPIENMGAQMVKEVASKTADIAGDGTTTATVLAQAIVREGLKNVAAGANPMELKKGIEEATSAVVNYLKSISKGIQDSKEIAQVATISSNNDTEVGEFIANAMEKVGKDGVITVEEAKGLETYLDVVEGMQFDRGYLSPYFVTNPDNMEVELDAPFILLYDKKISQMKDLLPVLEQTVQAGRPLLIIAEDVEGEALATLVVNKIRGSLKVAAVKAPGFGDRRKAMLEDIAILTGGTVVSEERGFKLENTTLDMLGSANKVAIDKDNTTIVDGAGNEADIKARVSQIKAQIEATTSDYDREKLQERLAKLSGGVAVLYVGAATEVAMKEKKDRVDDALHATKAAVEEGIIPGGGVALVRGISSIEKGRGGINDKYLTGDVGIGVGIVRRALEEPLRQIVSNAGLESGVVLNKVREGEATDFGFNARIEEYQNFFETGIIDPTKVTRSALENAASIAGLLLTTECVITDEPEEAPAMPAPGGMPGGMGGMM; encoded by the coding sequence ATGGCTAAGCAAATCGAATTCAACGTAGACGCGCGCGAGAAACTGAAGCGCGGGGTAGATGCGCTGGCAAACGCCGTCAAAGTAACCCTCGGTCCTAAAGGCCGCAACGTGGTTATCGACAAGAAATTCGGTGCTCCAAGCATCACCAAGGATGGGGTTTCTGTTGCCAAAGAAGTAGAATTGGCTGATCCTATCGAGAACATGGGTGCTCAGATGGTAAAGGAAGTTGCTTCCAAAACTGCTGACATCGCAGGTGATGGTACTACCACTGCAACTGTACTCGCTCAGGCGATCGTTCGCGAAGGCTTGAAAAACGTTGCTGCCGGTGCCAACCCAATGGAATTGAAAAAAGGAATTGAAGAAGCTACTAGTGCAGTAGTCAATTACCTCAAGTCCATCTCCAAAGGAATCCAAGATTCCAAAGAGATCGCTCAGGTTGCCACCATTTCTTCCAACAACGACACTGAGGTTGGTGAGTTCATCGCCAACGCCATGGAAAAAGTAGGCAAAGACGGTGTAATCACTGTTGAAGAAGCCAAAGGTCTCGAGACTTACCTCGACGTAGTAGAAGGGATGCAGTTCGATCGCGGTTACCTATCCCCATACTTCGTGACCAATCCTGACAACATGGAAGTGGAGCTTGACGCACCATTCATCCTGTTGTACGACAAGAAAATCTCCCAAATGAAGGACTTGCTCCCAGTATTGGAGCAGACTGTACAAGCTGGTCGTCCTTTGTTGATCATCGCTGAAGACGTAGAAGGCGAAGCTTTGGCTACTTTGGTTGTCAACAAGATCCGTGGATCTCTGAAAGTTGCTGCCGTAAAAGCTCCTGGTTTCGGTGACCGTCGTAAGGCTATGTTGGAAGACATCGCTATCCTCACTGGAGGTACCGTTGTTTCCGAAGAGCGTGGCTTCAAATTGGAGAACACTACCCTCGACATGTTGGGATCTGCCAATAAGGTAGCGATCGACAAAGACAACACAACTATCGTTGATGGTGCTGGTAACGAAGCTGATATCAAAGCACGTGTTAGCCAAATCAAAGCCCAAATCGAAGCGACTACTTCTGACTACGACCGTGAGAAACTCCAAGAGCGTCTCGCTAAGTTGTCTGGTGGTGTTGCAGTTCTCTATGTTGGCGCTGCTACTGAAGTTGCCATGAAGGAGAAGAAGGATCGCGTAGACGATGCTTTGCACGCGACTAAGGCTGCGGTAGAAGAAGGAATCATCCCAGGTGGTGGTGTTGCGTTGGTACGCGGTATCTCTTCCATCGAAAAAGGACGTGGCGGAATCAACGACAAGTACTTGACTGGTGACGTCGGTATCGGTGTTGGAATCGTTCGTCGTGCTTTGGAAGAGCCATTGCGTCAGATCGTATCCAATGCTGGACTTGAGTCTGGTGTGGTATTGAACAAAGTACGCGAAGGAGAAGCTACTGACTTCGGCTTCAACGCACGTATCGAGGAGTACCAAAACTTCTTCGAAACTGGTATCATCGACCCAACCAAGGTTACTCGTTCTGCATTGGAGAACGCTGCTTCCATCGCGGGTCTGTTGTTGACTACCGAGTGTGTCATCACTGACGAGCCAGAAGAAGCTCCTGCTATGCCAGCACCAGGTGGAATGCCAGGTGGCATGGGAGGCATGATGTAA